One genomic segment of Fusobacterium mortiferum ATCC 9817 includes these proteins:
- the dnaX gene encoding DNA polymerase III subunit gamma/tau → MHITLYRKYRPKNFEEVAGQKEIVKTIKTSLRNGKTSHAYLFTGPRGVGKTTLARLIAKGVNCLENGITDEPCNRCENCLAINNGTFLDMVEIDAASNRGIDEIRQLKEKINYQPVKGRKKIYIIDEVHMLTKEAFNALLKTLEEPPEHVIFILATTEADKILPTIISRCQRYDFKTLSLNDMKEQLRFIGKNEGVDISDDVLELIYESSGGSVRDAVSILERIMVTCLGEEITLEKSEEVLGVTSAKKMEEFLMEIKEKNYTKLVKTLDSFWNDSVEIELFFKDFAKYCKGLMAKGELEIEKGLTIIGCIFDSLNKFKYEEDKRLVGYVIVDNLMKRTVKPTEIIVERVVEKEITPTKEEIKSERKEKLEGITLEYIAGKWNEIVKEAKREKITLGAFLITAKPYKLEDDILYIGFDTESSFCKEQMENSAYNDVFTEVVRKIINPKLKLKYITIGKKKEIEKDSGDFTKKIVDFFGGEIMV, encoded by the coding sequence ATGCATATAACATTATATAGAAAGTATAGACCAAAAAACTTTGAAGAAGTAGCTGGACAGAAAGAGATAGTAAAAACTATAAAAACTTCTTTAAGAAATGGTAAAACTTCACATGCTTATCTATTTACAGGACCTAGGGGAGTAGGGAAAACTACATTAGCTAGACTTATAGCCAAGGGGGTAAATTGTCTAGAAAATGGAATTACTGATGAACCATGTAATAGATGTGAAAATTGTTTAGCAATAAATAATGGGACATTTTTAGATATGGTAGAGATAGATGCTGCTTCTAATAGAGGAATAGATGAGATAAGACAATTAAAAGAGAAAATAAATTATCAACCTGTAAAGGGAAGAAAAAAAATCTACATAATAGATGAGGTTCACATGCTCACAAAGGAGGCTTTTAATGCTTTACTTAAGACTTTAGAAGAACCGCCAGAACATGTTATCTTCATATTAGCAACAACAGAAGCTGATAAAATACTACCTACAATAATCTCAAGATGTCAAAGATATGATTTTAAAACTCTTTCACTAAATGATATGAAAGAGCAATTAAGATTTATTGGAAAAAATGAGGGAGTAGATATATCAGATGATGTATTGGAACTAATCTATGAAAGCTCTGGTGGAAGTGTGAGAGATGCTGTATCTATCCTTGAAAGAATAATGGTAACTTGTTTAGGAGAGGAGATTACTTTAGAAAAAAGTGAAGAGGTACTAGGAGTAACTTCTGCTAAAAAAATGGAAGAGTTTTTAATGGAGATTAAAGAAAAAAATTATACAAAGCTAGTTAAAACTTTAGATAGTTTTTGGAATGACTCTGTTGAAATAGAACTATTTTTTAAAGATTTTGCTAAGTATTGTAAAGGACTTATGGCAAAAGGAGAGCTAGAAATAGAGAAGGGACTTACTATTATTGGTTGTATTTTTGACTCTTTAAATAAGTTTAAATATGAAGAAGATAAAAGACTTGTTGGTTATGTAATAGTAGATAATCTTATGAAAAGAACAGTTAAACCAACAGAGATAATTGTAGAGAGAGTGGTAGAAAAAGAGATTACTCCTACAAAGGAAGAGATAAAATCAGAGAGAAAAGAAAAATTAGAGGGAATAACTCTTGAGTATATAGCAGGAAAATGGAATGAAATTGTAAAAGAAGCTAAGAGGGAGAAAATTACTTTAGGAGCTTTTCTTATTACTGCTAAGCCATATAAATTAGAAGATGATATTCTATATATTGGATTTGATACAGAGAGCAGTTTCTGTAAAGAGCAGATGGAAAATAGTGCCTATAATGATGTATTTACAGAAGTAGTAAGAAAAATAATTAATCCTAAATTAAAGTTAAAATATATCACTATTGGAAAGAAAAAAGAGATAGAGAAAGATAGTGGAGATTTTACAAAAAAAATAGTGGATTTCTTTGGTGGAGAAATTATGGTATAA
- the dnaB gene encoding replicative DNA helicase codes for MLDIENLKKVPSSIEAEKSVLGGIFLKPDIFGDVVEILHPNDFYKNGHKLIYEAMRDIYNSGTGIDPIVVVNKLKKNEKFDELVGEQLLFDIISDVPTAANIIEYAKIVKEKATLRRLGEVGTKIVELAYEGYEEVDNILDKAEGMIFKISENVDSKDLVSLKDVIAQEFVRLEKVYQNKGVATGISSGFSDFDQMTSGFHPSDLIILAARPAMGKTAFALNLALNAAMKSKKGVLLFSLEMSSSQLLQRLLSIEAGIGLQKIRNGFLDPDDWGKLGLASMKLSNSEINIADLPNVNVLEIRAIARRLKAAGKLDMIIIDYLQLIKGNSTRGDNRQQEISEISRALKGIARELDIPIIALSQLSRATEQRADRRPMLSDLRESGAIEQDADMVMFLYRDDYYNEDSEDKGLTEVIIGKQRNGPVGTIKLRFFHEYTRFENFTSRIE; via the coding sequence ATGCTAGATATAGAAAATTTAAAAAAAGTTCCTAGTAGTATAGAGGCAGAGAAATCTGTCCTAGGAGGAATATTTCTAAAGCCAGATATATTTGGGGATGTAGTAGAGATACTACATCCTAATGATTTCTATAAGAATGGACATAAGTTAATATATGAGGCTATGAGAGATATCTATAATAGTGGAACAGGAATAGACCCTATTGTAGTAGTAAATAAATTGAAAAAAAATGAGAAGTTTGATGAGTTAGTAGGAGAGCAACTGTTATTTGATATAATTTCAGATGTGCCTACTGCGGCTAATATAATAGAATATGCTAAAATTGTTAAGGAAAAAGCTACTCTCAGAAGATTAGGAGAGGTAGGAACAAAAATAGTTGAACTTGCCTATGAAGGTTATGAAGAGGTAGATAATATCCTTGACAAAGCTGAGGGAATGATATTTAAGATTTCAGAGAATGTAGATTCTAAGGATTTAGTGAGCTTAAAAGATGTAATAGCCCAAGAGTTTGTAAGATTAGAAAAAGTTTATCAAAATAAGGGAGTAGCTACAGGAATATCATCTGGTTTCTCAGATTTTGACCAGATGACAAGTGGTTTTCATCCATCTGATTTAATTATTCTAGCAGCTAGACCAGCTATGGGAAAGACAGCTTTTGCTCTAAACTTAGCACTAAATGCGGCTATGAAAAGTAAAAAGGGTGTCTTGTTATTTAGTTTGGAGATGTCTAGTTCTCAATTGCTACAAAGACTTCTTTCAATAGAGGCTGGGATAGGACTTCAAAAAATAAGAAATGGTTTTTTAGATCCAGATGACTGGGGAAAATTAGGGCTTGCAAGTATGAAGCTGTCAAATTCAGAGATAAATATAGCTGACTTACCCAATGTAAATGTATTAGAGATAAGAGCTATTGCTAGAAGATTAAAAGCAGCTGGAAAACTTGATATGATTATCATAGATTATCTTCAACTTATAAAAGGAAATAGTACTCGTGGAGATAATAGACAGCAAGAAATTTCTGAAATTTCTAGAGCTTTAAAGGGAATAGCTAGAGAGTTAGATATCCCGATAATAGCTTTATCACAATTATCCAGAGCAACTGAGCAAAGAGCAGATAGAAGACCTATGCTTTCAGACTTAAGAGAGTCTGGAGCTATTGAGCAAGATGCTGATATGGTAATGTTTTTATATAGAGATGATTATTACAACGAAGATTCTGAGGATAAAGGGCTTACTGAAGTAATTATAGGTAAACAGAGAAATGGACCAGTAGGAACTATAAAACTCAGATTTTTCCATGAGTATACTAGATTTGAGAATTTTACTTCAAGAATTGAATAG
- a CDS encoding peptidase U32 family protein, which yields MKKVELLAPVGNMEKFKMALHYGADAVFLGGKMFNLRAGSNNLSDEELEYAVNYAHERGKKVYVTLNVIPHNQELELLPDYVKFLDRIGVDGVIVADLGVFQIVKENSNLSISVSTQASNTNWRSVKMWKDLGARRVVLAREISLDNIAEIRAKVPDIELEVFVHGAMCMAISGRCLLSNYMTGRDANRGDCAQACRWKYNLVEETRPGEYMPVYEDEHGTYIFNSRDLCTIEIIDKILDLGVDSLKIEGRMKGIYYVANAVKVYRDAIDSYYSGNYQYNPKWLEELESTSNRSYTKGFYLGRAGVESQNYNDRNSYSQTHQLVAKVEQKLPNNEYILAIRNRLLVGEKLEVVSPGISVREITLPTMILMNKDKEVGEVEAANPNSFVKIKLDEELNELDMLRKKI from the coding sequence GTGAAAAAAGTTGAATTATTAGCTCCAGTAGGTAATATGGAGAAATTTAAAATGGCTCTACACTATGGTGCAGATGCAGTATTCTTAGGTGGAAAGATGTTTAATCTAAGAGCTGGAAGTAATAACCTTTCAGATGAAGAGTTAGAGTATGCTGTAAATTATGCACATGAGAGAGGAAAGAAAGTTTATGTTACATTAAATGTAATCCCTCATAACCAAGAGTTAGAACTATTACCTGACTATGTAAAATTTTTAGATAGAATAGGAGTAGATGGAGTAATTGTAGCTGATCTTGGAGTTTTCCAAATAGTAAAAGAAAACTCTAATCTTTCTATCAGTGTAAGTACACAAGCAAGTAATACAAACTGGCGTTCTGTAAAGATGTGGAAAGATTTAGGAGCTAGAAGAGTTGTATTAGCAAGAGAGATTTCATTGGATAATATAGCTGAAATTAGAGCTAAAGTTCCTGATATAGAGTTAGAGGTATTTGTACATGGAGCTATGTGCATGGCTATTTCTGGAAGATGCTTACTAAGTAACTATATGACTGGAAGAGATGCCAATAGAGGAGATTGTGCTCAAGCATGTAGATGGAAATATAATCTTGTAGAGGAAACAAGACCAGGAGAGTATATGCCTGTATATGAAGATGAGCATGGGACATATATTTTCAACTCAAGAGATTTATGTACAATAGAGATTATAGATAAAATCCTAGATTTAGGTGTAGATTCTCTAAAAATAGAGGGAAGAATGAAAGGTATATACTATGTAGCTAATGCTGTAAAAGTATATAGAGATGCCATAGATAGTTACTATTCTGGAAATTATCAATATAACCCTAAATGGTTAGAAGAATTAGAGTCTACTTCAAATAGAAGTTATACAAAAGGATTCTATTTAGGAAGAGCTGGAGTAGAATCTCAAAACTATAATGATAGAAATTCATATAGCCAAACACATCAACTAGTAGCTAAGGTAGAGCAAAAATTACCTAACAATGAGTATATTCTTGCTATAAGAAATAGATTATTAGTTGGAGAAAAATTAGAAGTAGTAAGTCCTGGAATAAGTGTAAGAGAGATAACTTTACCAACTATGATACTTATGAACAAAGATAAAGAGGTAGGAGAGGTAGAAGCGGCTAATCCGAACTCATTTGTTAAGATAAAATTAGATGAAGAACTAAATGAATTAGATATGCTAAGAAAAAAAATCTAA
- a CDS encoding energy transducer TonB — MKKDDGISILLSIIINIIIVLLIPSLSANKVENKKIKIGLVAYENKNRTKLEGQKNSNTSQKKTVEELKKIPPKKEVTKVEKPVEKKQEVKKEEKKTTPKSDKIDLSALNNIASSVSVPKVEVMTSVQPKSSGYREVAVLETPKKELQSGVTSKSKASENITLSKELISAENEKLELNDEDKIAFNSEIGKDSSFDRILQISGETEGLPSGYRLGTEDGDIVARWDTSNREPVYPESAQLKGLHGSVKIRMNIDENGNVKTLKLEKGSGVPEINNAIEEVGRTWKIYLSKNGLSVKGDVILEYNFTLKGKVN; from the coding sequence ATGAAAAAAGATGATGGAATAAGTATACTCCTTTCAATAATTATAAATATAATCATAGTTTTATTAATTCCAAGTCTGTCTGCTAATAAAGTTGAAAATAAAAAGATAAAGATAGGATTAGTCGCCTATGAAAATAAAAATAGGACTAAACTAGAGGGACAAAAAAATAGCAATACATCTCAGAAGAAAACTGTTGAAGAGTTGAAGAAAATACCACCTAAAAAAGAAGTAACAAAGGTGGAGAAACCAGTAGAGAAAAAGCAAGAGGTAAAAAAGGAAGAGAAGAAAACTACACCAAAGTCTGATAAGATAGATTTATCTGCTTTAAATAATATAGCTAGTAGTGTATCTGTGCCTAAGGTAGAGGTAATGACAAGTGTTCAACCTAAGTCAAGCGGATATAGAGAGGTAGCAGTATTAGAAACCCCTAAGAAAGAGCTTCAAAGTGGAGTAACTTCTAAAAGTAAAGCAAGTGAAAATATAACTTTATCTAAGGAGTTAATCTCAGCAGAAAATGAGAAGTTAGAATTAAATGATGAGGATAAGATAGCATTTAATTCTGAAATAGGGAAAGACTCATCTTTTGATAGAATATTACAAATCTCAGGGGAAACAGAGGGGTTACCTAGTGGTTATAGATTAGGAACAGAAGATGGTGATATAGTAGCTAGATGGGATACTTCTAACAGGGAGCCAGTATATCCTGAGTCTGCTCAATTAAAGGGATTACATGGAAGTGTAAAAATAAGAATGAATATAGATGAAAATGGAAATGTAAAAACCCTCAAATTAGAAAAAGGAAGTGGTGTTCCAGAAATAAATAATGCTATTGAAGAAGTAGGAAGAACTTGGAAAATCTATTTGAGTAAAAATGGATTAAGTGTAAAAGGAGATGTAATCCTAGAGTATAATTTTACATTGAAAGGGAAAGTAAACTAA
- a CDS encoding MotA/TolQ/ExbB proton channel family protein — MYYLTNGGILMYVILIMSIIGLSAVIERFIHFRKYEKDNRTTLNKELRVMIEQGNIIDVVKKLHPEKSAVSRVLKVVLYDYYNNPNSSIEKLEEKGKERAMAEIAGLEKNMWIISLVAHLTPFVGLLGTVTGMIKAFQAVSIYGTGDASVLAKGISEALFTTAGGLFVAIPALIFYNYFNKKIDKIISDMEITTTELLNMFRK, encoded by the coding sequence ATGTACTATTTAACAAACGGTGGAATACTAATGTACGTAATACTTATTATGTCTATAATAGGATTAAGTGCAGTAATAGAGAGATTTATACATTTTAGAAAATATGAAAAAGATAACAGAACTACTTTAAATAAAGAGTTAAGAGTGATGATAGAACAAGGAAATATAATAGATGTAGTAAAGAAACTTCATCCAGAAAAATCAGCTGTTTCAAGAGTATTAAAGGTAGTTTTATATGATTACTATAACAATCCAAATTCAAGTATAGAGAAGCTAGAGGAAAAAGGAAAAGAAAGAGCAATGGCAGAGATAGCTGGATTAGAAAAAAATATGTGGATTATCTCTCTAGTAGCACATCTAACTCCTTTTGTAGGGTTACTAGGAACAGTAACAGGAATGATAAAAGCTTTCCAAGCTGTATCTATATATGGGACAGGAGATGCTTCTGTATTGGCAAAAGGAATATCTGAAGCATTATTTACAACAGCAGGAGGATTATTTGTAGCTATCCCAGCTCTTATATTTTATAATTATTTCAATAAGAAGATAGATAAAATAATATCTGATATGGAGATAACAACAACTGAACTTTTAAATATGTTTAGAAAGTAG
- a CDS encoding tetratricopeptide repeat protein, translating into MKKKYFIIALLFALGVSTLASERDDLAFVDELYKQKKFDMAIVESKSFLDKYPTSKYSKSIQDRIAKVYFLQGDYSNAIKYFKILLINNDLKEKDKNEIRYYLVRCYAGIGDKNSSEEYLKLIDTKNEYYEKAIYDTGTTYLSQENYPLAEESFQRIIALNGKYYNDAILSMSLLSYNKGDYNRSIAYLNQYAQLKDKKNIVFMNYLLGSSYYKLNQVDLATRYFEESVKESKDSTYGRKASLNLVEIYSNKGELEKAQGKIDILQNTPDYSEGMRILGDSYATKGDYQKAIECYNKSNDFSNPKLLYSYGFSLYKLDRLKEAQAYFESLKKSSYYNQAIYYIFAIDYKLGNYKKIINNRDEVKKLVVNQKDIESINVIIANSAYELGDYKLSKDYYGRNYTLKPNIESLYRIIVIDNKIDDLDDIKLRFSEYKNKFPSDTKYRKNIYLSVGELYYKKGMFDESANTYKEYLATNKDFDILDNLVTILLAQQKYSEMMTYLDGADSSPNSVYLRGIASMGMGKYQDASNYFIIVEQDTTTTPELMEKIKFNKLRNAFLWEKYEDAIKYGEEYISQYPNGENRAEVLDKTALSYFRMDNFEKSKEYYTQLQSIPNYNEYATFQIADSYYAQGKYDEALGKYQEVYTKYPDSKYGESANYWYLNSLINLKKYDEFEKAKEEFIKKYPNSEMKENIYILAGQLYERKGDKDSSLATYEKLYTTTNDSDIKEKTATKILDIQLATNKLDEAVKYISGIGNIEIKSYYNAQLYEKQGKKEEALKEYENLFAGSKYKDFAGINLGNYYFDKKDYAKAREYYSGVESLESTPYKDYALYQISNIDELEEKTESALRGFTKGYILYSGDYSNLSKLKAAQLDEKLGKEEDASKLYKELYSVEKFQYRSFVLEKMIYYTLKSGNKIEAKKYYNELQKIDKPASEKYNQFFN; encoded by the coding sequence TTGAAGAAAAAATATTTTATAATAGCTCTTTTGTTTGCATTGGGAGTTTCAACCCTTGCTTCAGAGAGAGATGATTTAGCTTTTGTAGATGAATTATATAAACAGAAGAAATTTGATATGGCTATAGTTGAGTCAAAGAGTTTTTTAGATAAATATCCTACATCAAAATATAGTAAGAGTATACAGGATAGAATAGCTAAGGTATATTTTTTACAAGGAGATTACTCCAATGCTATCAAATATTTTAAGATTTTATTGATAAATAATGATTTAAAAGAGAAAGATAAAAATGAGATAAGATATTATCTAGTGAGATGTTATGCTGGGATAGGAGATAAAAATTCTAGTGAAGAGTATTTAAAATTGATAGATACTAAAAATGAGTACTATGAAAAAGCTATATATGACACAGGGACTACTTATCTAAGTCAAGAAAATTACCCTTTAGCAGAGGAAAGTTTTCAAAGGATAATAGCACTCAATGGAAAGTATTACAATGATGCTATACTAAGTATGTCTTTACTATCTTATAATAAAGGAGATTATAACAGAAGTATAGCTTATTTAAATCAATATGCACAACTAAAGGATAAAAAAAATATAGTATTTATGAATTATCTATTGGGGTCGTCATATTATAAGTTAAATCAAGTAGATTTAGCAACAAGATATTTTGAAGAGTCTGTAAAAGAGAGTAAGGATAGTACCTATGGAAGAAAGGCAAGCTTAAATCTTGTAGAGATATATAGTAATAAAGGGGAGCTAGAAAAAGCTCAAGGAAAGATAGATATCCTGCAAAATACTCCTGATTATAGTGAAGGAATGAGAATTTTAGGAGATTCTTATGCAACTAAGGGAGATTATCAAAAGGCAATAGAGTGTTATAATAAATCGAATGATTTTTCTAATCCTAAACTACTTTATAGCTATGGATTTTCTCTTTATAAGTTAGATAGATTAAAAGAAGCTCAAGCATATTTTGAAAGTTTAAAGAAAAGTTCCTACTATAACCAAGCTATTTACTATATCTTTGCTATTGATTATAAATTAGGAAATTATAAAAAGATTATAAATAATAGAGATGAAGTGAAAAAATTAGTAGTAAATCAAAAGGATATAGAGAGTATCAATGTAATTATAGCTAACTCTGCCTATGAATTAGGAGATTATAAACTTTCTAAAGATTACTATGGAAGAAATTATACTCTTAAGCCAAATATAGAAAGCTTATATAGAATAATTGTAATAGATAATAAAATAGATGATTTAGATGATATAAAATTGAGATTTTCTGAATATAAAAATAAATTTCCTAGTGATACAAAATATAGAAAAAACATATATTTATCAGTAGGAGAGTTATATTATAAAAAAGGAATGTTTGATGAGAGTGCTAATACTTATAAAGAGTATCTAGCTACAAATAAGGATTTTGATATTTTAGATAACTTAGTAACTATACTACTAGCCCAACAAAAATATAGTGAGATGATGACTTATCTAGATGGAGCAGATAGCTCTCCAAATAGTGTTTACTTAAGGGGAATAGCTTCAATGGGAATGGGGAAATATCAAGATGCTAGCAATTATTTTATAATAGTTGAACAAGATACAACTACTACACCAGAGCTAATGGAAAAGATAAAGTTTAATAAATTGAGAAATGCTTTTCTTTGGGAAAAATATGAGGATGCCATAAAATATGGGGAGGAGTATATATCTCAATATCCAAATGGAGAGAATAGAGCAGAGGTTTTAGATAAGACAGCTTTAAGTTACTTTAGAATGGATAATTTTGAAAAGAGCAAAGAGTATTATACACAGTTACAAAGTATACCGAATTATAATGAGTATGCAACTTTCCAAATAGCTGACTCATACTATGCTCAAGGAAAATATGATGAAGCATTGGGAAAATATCAAGAAGTATACACAAAATATCCAGATAGTAAGTATGGAGAAAGTGCTAACTATTGGTATTTGAACTCTTTAATTAACTTAAAAAAATATGATGAGTTTGAGAAAGCTAAAGAGGAGTTTATAAAAAAATATCCAAACTCTGAGATGAAAGAAAATATATATATCTTAGCTGGGCAACTTTATGAGAGAAAAGGGGATAAAGATAGTTCTCTAGCTACCTATGAAAAACTTTATACGACTACAAATGATAGTGATATAAAGGAAAAAACAGCTACTAAGATATTGGATATCCAATTAGCTACAAATAAATTAGATGAAGCAGTAAAATATATATCTGGAATAGGAAATATAGAGATAAAGAGTTATTATAATGCTCAATTATATGAAAAGCAAGGTAAAAAAGAGGAAGCTTTAAAAGAGTATGAAAATCTTTTTGCTGGAAGTAAGTATAAAGACTTTGCTGGAATAAATTTAGGAAATTATTATTTTGATAAAAAAGATTATGCAAAGGCAAGAGAGTATTATTCAGGAGTGGAGAGTTTAGAGAGTACCCCATATAAAGATTATGCTCTGTATCAAATTTCCAATATAGATGAATTAGAAGAAAAAACAGAGAGTGCTTTAAGAGGGTTTACAAAGGGATATATACTTTATAGTGGAGATTATTCAAATCTTTCAAAATTAAAAGCAGCACAGTTGGATGAAAAATTAGGTAAAGAGGAGGATGCTTCAAAACTTTATAAGGAGCTGTACTCTGTGGAAAAATTCCAATATAGAAGTTTTGTGTTGGAAAAGATGATTTACTATACACTAAAGAGTGGAAATAAAATAGAAGCTAAAAAATATTATAATGAGCTTCAAAAAATAGATAAACCAGCTTCAGAAAAATATAATCAATTTTTTAACTAG
- a CDS encoding ExbD/TolR family protein has protein sequence MKLERRRRRGEGLIELTPLIDVVFLLLIFFMVATTFDDVKGGIKIELPQSTIREIAEVKEIQIIVDKDKNMILNFKENGKTEQISVNKDSLKARLAEKLAESKEKNVIISADKKLDYGYIVEIMSISKEAGANSLDIDTADKK, from the coding sequence ATGAAATTAGAGAGAAGAAGGAGAAGAGGAGAGGGCTTGATTGAGCTAACTCCCCTTATAGATGTAGTATTTCTTTTACTAATATTTTTCATGGTAGCAACTACTTTTGATGATGTAAAAGGTGGTATAAAAATAGAGTTACCACAATCTACAATAAGAGAGATAGCTGAAGTAAAAGAGATACAAATTATAGTTGATAAAGATAAGAATATGATACTTAACTTTAAAGAAAATGGAAAAACTGAACAAATAAGTGTCAATAAAGATAGTTTAAAAGCAAGATTAGCAGAAAAATTAGCAGAGTCTAAGGAGAAAAATGTAATCATCAGTGCAGATAAAAAATTAGATTATGGTTATATAGTAGAGATAATGAGTATATCTAAAGAAGCTGGAGCAAACTCATTAGATATAGATACTGCAGATAAAAAATAA
- the rplI gene encoding 50S ribosomal protein L9, translating to MAKLQVILTQDVAGQGRKGDIVSVSDGYAHNFLIKNNKGILATPEELKKIENRKKKEEKRQQEEKIKSEELKKVIEAKKVEIAVKTGENGKLFGAITNKEVAAALEQTFGLKIDRKKIECNIKSLGEHVAFVKLHTDVKAEVKIVAKAQ from the coding sequence ATGGCAAAATTACAAGTAATACTTACACAAGATGTAGCTGGACAAGGAAGAAAAGGAGATATCGTATCTGTATCAGATGGATATGCTCACAATTTTTTAATAAAAAATAATAAAGGAATTCTTGCAACTCCAGAAGAACTAAAAAAAATAGAAAACAGAAAGAAAAAAGAGGAAAAAAGACAACAAGAGGAAAAAATAAAATCTGAAGAGTTAAAAAAAGTTATAGAAGCTAAAAAAGTTGAAATAGCTGTAAAAACAGGGGAAAATGGAAAGTTATTTGGAGCTATAACTAACAAAGAGGTAGCAGCAGCTCTTGAGCAAACATTTGGATTAAAAATAGATAGAAAGAAAATAGAGTGTAATATAAAAAGTTTAGGAGAGCATGTTGCATTTGTAAAACTTCATACAGATGTAAAGGCTGAGGTAAAAATAGTAGCTAAAGCTCAATAG
- a CDS encoding sigma-54-dependent transcriptional regulator: MVLLGFRLEKTLKEELENNYENELTFADNITDFIDYLKNKKYEAIIIEEKNLQEEALINLIKKVGEHQKKGVIIVLGETSNLKVVAGSVKAGAYDYILKPVETPTIIKIIEKSVKDYKLLAERIDKHKSSGDKLIGQTKEIVELYKMIGKVATSRVPVLVVGEKGTGKTSVAKAIHQFSDWANKPLLSINCTSFQNELLERKMFGYEKGAFKGAVFPQIGELEKANGGTLHLGNIESLSLDLQSKVLYFLEEGEFFRMGGAAPIKIDVRVVATTCENLEELINQGKFIDELYRKLRVLEVNIPPLRDRKDDIPLIVDHYLLECNDELHKNVKGISKPALKKMLRYEWPGNVNELKNAVKSAVALCRGTSILIEDLPSNVLGTKITKKKGEGQIYDLKEWIKSEIMEYKNNNQMDYYGNIISKVEKELIRQVLEMTNGKKVETAEILGITRNTLRTKMSNYGLE, from the coding sequence TTGGTTCTTTTAGGATTTAGATTAGAAAAAACTTTAAAGGAAGAATTAGAAAATAATTATGAAAATGAGTTAACTTTTGCAGATAATATAACTGATTTTATAGATTATTTAAAAAATAAAAAATATGAAGCTATAATAATTGAGGAAAAAAATTTACAGGAAGAAGCTTTAATAAACCTTATAAAAAAAGTTGGAGAACATCAAAAGAAAGGTGTTATAATTGTACTAGGAGAAACATCTAATTTAAAAGTAGTAGCAGGAAGTGTTAAAGCAGGAGCTTATGATTATATTTTAAAACCTGTAGAAACACCAACTATAATTAAGATTATAGAAAAATCTGTAAAGGATTATAAACTTTTAGCTGAGAGAATAGATAAGCATAAAAGCTCAGGAGATAAATTAATAGGGCAAACTAAAGAGATAGTAGAGCTATATAAGATGATAGGTAAGGTAGCTACAAGTAGAGTTCCTGTTCTAGTAGTAGGAGAGAAAGGAACAGGAAAGACAAGTGTGGCAAAAGCTATTCATCAATTTAGTGACTGGGCAAATAAGCCATTACTTAGTATAAACTGTACATCTTTCCAAAATGAGCTTTTAGAAAGAAAAATGTTTGGATATGAAAAAGGGGCTTTTAAAGGTGCAGTATTTCCACAAATAGGAGAGCTAGAAAAAGCTAATGGTGGAACATTACATCTAGGAAATATAGAATCATTAAGTTTAGATTTACAATCTAAAGTACTTTACTTCTTAGAAGAGGGAGAGTTTTTTAGAATGGGAGGAGCAGCACCGATTAAAATAGATGTAAGAGTTGTTGCAACTACTTGTGAAAACCTTGAGGAGCTAATTAATCAAGGAAAATTTATTGATGAGTTATATAGAAAGTTGAGAGTTCTTGAAGTAAATATTCCACCTTTGAGAGATAGAAAAGATGATATTCCACTTATAGTAGACCACTATCTATTAGAGTGTAATGATGAGTTACATAAAAATGTAAAAGGTATAAGTAAGCCAGCTCTTAAAAAAATGTTAAGATATGAATGGCCAGGAAACGTAAATGAATTAAAAAATGCTGTAAAATCTGCTGTAGCTTTATGTAGAGGGACTTCAATCTTAATAGAGGATTTACCTAGTAATGTTTTAGGAACAAAAATTACTAAGAAAAAAGGTGAAGGACAAATCTATGATTTAAAAGAATGGATAAAATCTGAAATAATGGAATATAAAAATAATAATCAGATGGATTATTATGGAAATATAATCTCAAAGGTAGAAAAAGAATTGATTCGTCAAGTGTTAGAAATGACTAATGGTAAAAAAGTAGAAACTGCTGAGATATTAGGAATTACTAGAAATACTTTGAGAACTAAGATGAGTAATTATGGTTTGGAGTAA